Proteins encoded together in one Geothermobacter hydrogeniphilus window:
- the rplL gene encoding 50S ribosomal protein L7/L12: MAEVTKEQVIEFIENMSVLELSELVKELEDKFGVSAAAPVAVAAGPVAGGEAAAAEEKDEFDVVLTAVGDKKINVIKVVRAITGLGLKEAKEMVDGAPNTIKEAASKDEAEDIKKQLEEAGASVELK, translated from the coding sequence ATGGCTGAAGTTACCAAAGAACAGGTTATTGAGTTCATCGAAAACATGTCGGTGTTGGAACTGTCCGAACTGGTCAAGGAACTGGAAGACAAGTTCGGCGTGTCCGCCGCCGCTCCGGTTGCTGTGGCCGCCGGTCCCGTCGCCGGTGGTGAAGCTGCCGCGGCCGAAGAGAAAGACGAGTTCGATGTTGTTCTGACCGCTGTCGGCGACAAGAAGATCAATGTCATCAAGGTGGTTCGCGCCATCACCGGCCTGGGTCTGAAAGAAGCCAAGGAAATGGTTGACGGTGCTCCGAACACCATCAAGGAAGCGGCCAGCAAGGATGAGGCCGAAGATATCAAGAAGCAGCTGGAAGAAGCTGGCGCTTCGGTGGAACTCAAATAG
- the rplJ gene encoding 50S ribosomal protein L10: protein MNRNTKQEVVAELNGKLSAATATFVADYRGLTVEEVNDLRGKLREAGVEYKVVKNTLLKLAIKDTDNACLEEFLNGPTALAIAGDDPVAPAKVLSDFAKANGKFELKGGSLEGKALDLDAIKALSDLPSREVLLAKMLGSINAPVSNFVGVLAAVPRSLVQVLAAVQEKKAA from the coding sequence TTGAATCGAAATACGAAACAGGAAGTTGTCGCCGAATTGAACGGCAAGCTGTCAGCCGCGACCGCTACATTTGTGGCCGATTACCGTGGGCTGACTGTCGAAGAAGTCAATGATCTGCGTGGCAAGCTTCGTGAAGCTGGTGTTGAGTACAAAGTGGTCAAGAACACTCTGCTCAAGCTTGCCATCAAGGATACTGACAATGCCTGCCTTGAGGAATTCCTGAACGGCCCGACGGCACTTGCCATCGCCGGTGATGACCCGGTGGCCCCGGCCAAGGTTCTCAGTGATTTTGCCAAGGCCAACGGCAAATTCGAACTCAAGGGTGGATCCCTCGAAGGCAAGGCGCTCGACCTGGACGCCATCAAGGCACTGTCCGATCTGCCCAGCCGCGAAGTTCTGCTGGCCAAGATGCTTGGGTCGATCAATGCGCCGGTCAGCAACTTCGTTGGTGTACTGGCCGCCGTTCCGCGGTCCCTGGTTCAGGTTCTTGCCGCCGTGCAGGAAAAGAAAGCCGCCTGA
- the rplA gene encoding 50S ribosomal protein L1 produces the protein MAVGKKHTEAKGKVDRESTYALDEALALLKETAHAKFDETVDMAVRLGVDPRKADQMVRGAVVLPNGLGKTVRVVVFAKGEKAQEATAAGADFVGGEDLVEKIKEGWFDFDTAIATPDMMGTVGKIGRLLGPRGLMPNPKVGTVTFEVTRAVEEAKSGKVEYRVEKAGIIHAPVGKVSFDVEKLQGNVLALMDALIKAKPSTAKGTYLKKVSLSSTMGPGINLDVPALQALVK, from the coding sequence ATGGCGGTAGGAAAAAAACATACTGAAGCCAAGGGCAAGGTCGATCGTGAATCGACCTACGCGCTTGATGAAGCGCTGGCGCTGCTCAAGGAAACTGCGCATGCCAAATTTGATGAGACCGTAGATATGGCGGTTCGGCTCGGAGTTGATCCGCGCAAGGCTGACCAGATGGTTCGCGGTGCGGTGGTGCTTCCCAACGGGCTCGGCAAGACGGTTCGTGTTGTTGTCTTCGCCAAGGGCGAGAAAGCCCAGGAGGCAACCGCTGCCGGGGCCGATTTTGTCGGCGGCGAGGACCTTGTCGAGAAGATCAAGGAGGGCTGGTTCGATTTCGATACCGCTATCGCGACGCCTGACATGATGGGAACGGTCGGCAAGATCGGCCGTCTGCTCGGACCGCGTGGTCTGATGCCGAATCCCAAGGTCGGCACTGTGACTTTTGAAGTTACCAGGGCGGTTGAAGAGGCCAAGTCGGGCAAGGTTGAATACCGTGTCGAGAAAGCCGGTATCATTCATGCCCCGGTGGGCAAGGTATCCTTCGATGTTGAGAAGCTGCAGGGCAATGTTCTCGCTCTGATGGATGCTCTGATCAAGGCTAAACCGAGCACTGCCAAGGGGACGTACCTGAAGAAGGTCAGTCTCTCAAGCACCATGGGGCCCGGCATCAATCTCGATGTCCCCGCCCTGCAGGCTCTGGTCAAATAA
- the rplK gene encoding 50S ribosomal protein L11 — MAKKVIGQIKLQIPAGQANPSPPVGPALGQHGVNIMEFCKAFNAKTQSEAGMIIPVIITVYADRSFSFITKTPPAAVLLLKAAKLQKGSGVPNKEKCGKVTRDQVREIAQIKMPDLNAFDIEAAMRTVEGTARSMGLEVEG; from the coding sequence ATGGCCAAGAAGGTTATTGGACAGATTAAGCTGCAGATCCCTGCCGGACAGGCAAACCCCTCGCCTCCGGTCGGCCCGGCGCTCGGTCAGCACGGTGTCAACATCATGGAGTTCTGCAAGGCGTTCAATGCCAAGACCCAGAGCGAAGCCGGCATGATCATTCCGGTGATTATCACCGTCTATGCCGACCGCTCGTTTTCCTTTATCACCAAGACTCCGCCGGCGGCGGTACTGCTGCTTAAGGCGGCCAAGCTGCAGAAGGGCTCCGGAGTTCCGAACAAGGAAAAGTGTGGCAAGGTTACGCGTGATCAGGTGCGGGAAATCGCCCAGATCAAGATGCCCGATCTTAACGCTTTTGACATTGAGGCAGCGATGCGAACCGTGGAAGGTACCGCGCGCAGCATGGGTCTCGAGGTTGAAGGGTAA
- the nusG gene encoding transcription termination/antitermination protein NusG, translating into MTMKWYGVHTYSGYENKVKANLEERIRQLGAEEEFGEILIPSETVVELKKGERKTSTRKFFPGYILVQMELTNETWHVVKDTPKVTGFVGGGTNPPAIPDEEVAKIASRMEEGVDHPKPKVEFEVGETVRVIDGPFLNFTGVVEDVKPERAKLKVMVSIFGRVTPVELEFIQVEKTS; encoded by the coding sequence ATGACGATGAAATGGTATGGGGTTCACACTTACTCCGGTTATGAAAACAAGGTTAAGGCCAATCTGGAAGAGCGGATTCGGCAGTTGGGCGCCGAGGAGGAGTTCGGTGAAATCCTGATTCCGTCCGAGACCGTGGTGGAGCTGAAGAAGGGTGAACGCAAGACTTCTACGCGTAAGTTCTTTCCCGGTTACATCCTGGTGCAGATGGAATTGACCAACGAAACCTGGCACGTTGTCAAGGACACCCCCAAGGTGACCGGTTTTGTCGGCGGTGGTACCAACCCGCCCGCGATCCCGGACGAAGAGGTTGCCAAGATCGCAAGTCGGATGGAGGAAGGTGTCGACCATCCCAAGCCGAAGGTTGAATTTGAAGTCGGCGAGACGGTGCGTGTCATTGATGGCCCGTTTCTCAATTTCACCGGCGTGGTTGAAGATGTCAAGCCGGAGCGGGCGAAGCTCAAAGTCATGGTCAGTATTTTCGGTCGGGTGACCCCGGTCGAACTTGAATTTATACAGGTCGAAAAAACCAGCTGA
- the secE gene encoding preprotein translocase subunit SecE: MIGKTNEFLGNVKSELKKVTWPTRKETYSSTIVVVVLVMIVAVFLWVVDSALSTAVRMLLN; encoded by the coding sequence GTGATTGGCAAAACGAACGAGTTTCTCGGCAACGTCAAGAGTGAACTGAAAAAAGTTACCTGGCCCACCCGCAAGGAGACCTACAGTTCGACCATTGTGGTGGTTGTGCTGGTCATGATTGTTGCGGTTTTTCTCTGGGTGGTCGATTCGGCCTTGTCCACCGCAGTTCGCATGCTGCTTAATTAG
- the rpmG gene encoding 50S ribosomal protein L33, with product MRDIVTLACTECKQRNYTTTKNKKTTPDRLEFNKYCRFCRKHTPHKETK from the coding sequence ATGCGGGATATTGTTACTCTCGCTTGCACCGAGTGCAAGCAGCGAAATTATACGACCACCAAGAACAAGAAGACCACGCCGGACCGGCTTGAGTTCAACAAATACTGCCGGTTCTGTCGCAAGCATACACCGCACAAGGAAACCAAGTAG
- the tuf gene encoding elongation factor Tu, with translation MSKEKFERTKPHVNIGTIGHVDHGKTTLTAAITKVLAEAGGAEAMAFDQIDNAPEERERGITIATAHVEYETETRHYAHVDCPGHADYVKNMITGAAQMDGAILVVSAADGPMPQTREHILLARQVGVPAMVVFLNKADMVDDEELMELVELEVRELLSSYDFPGDDIPIVAGSALAALEGRDDAIGKDKVLELMAQVDSYIPTPERDIDKPFLMPVEDVFSISGRGTVATGRVERGIVKVGEEIEIVGMKETSKTVVTGVEMFRKLLDQGQAGDNIGVLLRGVKREEIERGQVLAKPGSITPHTRFKAEAYILTKEEGGRHTPFFKGYRPQFYFRTTDVTGICTLPEGTEMVMPGDNVAMEINLITPIAMDKELRFAIREGGRTVGAGVVSEVIE, from the coding sequence ATGTCCAAGGAAAAGTTTGAAAGAACAAAGCCCCATGTCAACATCGGCACCATCGGCCACGTTGACCATGGCAAAACCACGCTGACTGCCGCTATCACCAAGGTTCTCGCCGAAGCCGGCGGCGCCGAGGCGATGGCCTTTGACCAGATCGACAACGCTCCCGAAGAGCGTGAGCGCGGCATCACCATTGCCACCGCCCATGTCGAATATGAGACCGAGACCCGGCATTACGCTCATGTTGACTGCCCGGGTCATGCCGACTACGTCAAGAACATGATCACCGGTGCTGCCCAGATGGACGGCGCGATCCTGGTCGTGTCCGCCGCCGACGGTCCGATGCCGCAGACCCGTGAGCACATCCTGCTCGCCCGTCAGGTCGGTGTCCCGGCGATGGTTGTCTTCCTCAACAAGGCCGACATGGTTGATGACGAGGAACTGATGGAGCTGGTCGAGCTTGAAGTTCGCGAGCTGCTCTCCAGCTACGACTTCCCCGGCGACGATATTCCGATTGTGGCCGGCAGTGCTCTGGCCGCCCTCGAAGGTCGTGACGACGCCATTGGTAAAGACAAGGTTCTTGAGCTGATGGCCCAGGTCGACAGCTACATTCCGACCCCCGAGCGTGACATCGACAAGCCTTTCCTGATGCCGGTCGAGGATGTTTTCTCGATTTCCGGTCGCGGCACCGTGGCGACCGGTCGTGTCGAGCGCGGGATTGTCAAGGTCGGCGAGGAGATCGAGATCGTCGGCATGAAGGAGACCAGCAAGACCGTCGTGACCGGTGTCGAGATGTTCCGCAAGCTGCTCGATCAGGGGCAGGCCGGCGACAACATCGGTGTTCTGCTGCGCGGCGTGAAGCGCGAGGAGATCGAGCGCGGTCAGGTTCTGGCGAAGCCGGGCAGCATCACCCCGCACACCAGGTTCAAGGCCGAGGCCTATATTCTGACCAAGGAAGAGGGTGGTCGTCACACCCCGTTCTTCAAGGGCTATCGTCCGCAGTTCTACTTCCGTACCACCGACGTGACCGGGATCTGTACTCTCCCCGAGGGGACCGAGATGGTCATGCCTGGCGACAACGTGGCGATGGAGATCAATCTGATCACCCCGATCGCCATGGACAAGGAACTGCGTTTCGCCATCCGCGAAGGCGGCCGCACCGTCGGTGCCGGCGTCGTCAGCGAAGTTATCGAGTAA
- the rlmB gene encoding 23S rRNA (guanosine(2251)-2'-O)-methyltransferase RlmB: MSGDDLIYGINPVREALQAGQREPRRLMLRQGVLNPRLEEIASLAADRGVPCRRLTAEEFERLCGPARHQGVALYLAPFAYLDFTDLLAAVRSGSEPPFILLLDSITDPHNFGAILRSAEAAGCQGVVVARDRSCPVSAIVDKTSAGALEHLPLCRVTNLARTIDQLKDEGIWVYALAGEAGADDLYRSNLSGPVAIVVGSEGSGVRPNVRRHCDGLLALPMKGRVSSLNASVAAALALYEVVRQREVGT, translated from the coding sequence GTGAGCGGCGACGATCTCATCTACGGCATCAACCCGGTGCGCGAGGCCCTGCAGGCCGGGCAGCGCGAGCCGCGGCGCCTGATGCTGCGTCAGGGAGTTCTCAATCCACGGCTGGAGGAGATCGCGTCGCTGGCGGCTGACCGCGGCGTTCCCTGCCGCCGATTGACCGCCGAAGAATTTGAACGGCTGTGCGGACCGGCCCGCCATCAGGGGGTCGCCCTCTATCTCGCCCCCTTCGCCTACCTGGATTTCACGGATCTGCTGGCGGCTGTCCGTTCCGGGTCCGAGCCGCCTTTCATCCTGTTGCTTGACAGCATCACCGATCCGCACAATTTCGGTGCCATTCTGCGCAGTGCCGAAGCGGCCGGTTGTCAGGGGGTGGTGGTGGCGCGTGACCGGAGCTGTCCGGTGTCGGCCATTGTCGACAAGACCTCCGCCGGCGCTCTGGAGCATCTGCCCCTCTGCCGGGTGACCAATCTGGCGCGGACGATTGATCAGTTGAAGGACGAAGGGATCTGGGTCTATGCCCTGGCCGGGGAGGCGGGGGCGGATGATCTCTATCGCAGCAACCTCAGCGGCCCGGTGGCGATCGTTGTCGGCAGTGAAGGCAGCGGTGTGCGGCCGAACGTGCGACGGCACTGCGACGGCCTGCTGGCTCTGCCGATGAAGGGACGGGTGAGCAGCCTCAATGCCTCGGTAGCTGCAGCTCTTGCCCTCTACGAGGTGGTTCGCCAGCGGGAGGTCGGGACATAG